Within Corvus moneduloides isolate bCorMon1 chromosome 23, bCorMon1.pri, whole genome shotgun sequence, the genomic segment AGGATAGCGATAAATATGTTCACAGACTAGCAAGGCAGGTGTATGTGTAGCTGAGTGGTATATAATATTGCCACCTGCAGTTAGAACCTGCCAGAACCTCTAAGAGAGATTTGCAAATCCATGGTATATACATGAGGTCTTCCATACAGTAAAATGTTTGCTCTCCAAAGGAAATTCATGTATGAATGCTGTTCTACAAGCTTTCTCCCATGCCACAAGCTGCACCAAAGAGCTCTGACTGCAGCTTGTCTGTCTCCCTTTTAACCGTGCTGCAGGCCTGGTTTTGCCAAAAGTAGAacttttgaaatacagaaaagcttCCAAAGGCTCAACATCCTCGTTTATTAGCCCCATAAAGAAGCTTAAATCAAGGACAAAGGGCATCTTTGGAAAGGACAGTGCACCAGCTAACAAAGAAACAGgcttatttttagaaaaaaaaattctagacAAAGAGAAGCAGAGTTCTTTACTCTGAACACGGCTCTTAACATGCCAATCAACAGGCTTTCTGCCTACTTGCTAATCTGCAAGCCCAAGAGAACTGTGTCATGGTTTCAAccttaaaggaaataaaaaataaggactactttttttctccaaattaagaaaaaaattccatttattttaatccCATTACATATTATAGGTAGAAAAACTAGTTCTTAGCTTCCATTCTGTATATCAATGGAAAGAAGATACAAATTAGAGCAAGAACTAAATGAAGGTAGCAGTcctaaatataaaatatatttacagagGGATGTCACTGCTCACTGACTTCCctctaggggtttttttgcctcgTTGCAAGCCTGTGCGAGACAAAcctgaaaggaaagagaaatcagTCAGTATTCAGAGACACTGGTACAGCCCACAaccacctgcagctccagcctaAAGGACAactgtgtttttcagagcaTTGACAAAAGCTCTTTTCCTCACTGTGTATTCAGCCAGATGTGATGTAAAGCTCCtacctctccttccctgctccgtGCTGCTTCTTCACCTCTGACATGAGCCAAAATTCAAGacaaggggctggggggaacTAAGGAGTTTCTATTGCAGCTTAACAGTCTCCTGACTGATGACAGAGGGACAGCACTGCCTTACAGCTTCGGGTCATGGCTGACAAAAACACCCAGACTTACTGACAGCTTCTTCATGAGCCCTCGGGCCTTGGGgttcagctgaagaaaattctTCTTGGTCAAATCCTTTGCTGTCAAACGTATGCTCTGTGGAAACAAACTCAAATCTCAGGTTTTCTGTTTGGtaagctgcagcagctggaggcagtaaaaaaatttaaaaataaaagaaattaagatcTAAGCATAATAGATAGACTGACAGAGAACTATATTCAGCTGGACCAGAAGCTCATCTCACACCTTTCCTGCAGTGCATTAATGCACTTTAAGTGTTTTAAAGTGAATGCACAGCAAGACTTCCTTCTATTCTGCTTCAACCAGCTTGAGCAGCTCCCACTTCTGGCTAAGAGTCTCTTAAGGTTCTTTTTAAGCTCAATCATTCCCCTGATAAACTGCAGTGACACAGCTAAAGAGACAAGAGTGGATGAACTGAAGCTGGTGAGGCACCAGGAAGTTCAAAGCTTCAGCCTAGCCTGTAcacccctccagccctgcctgtgcaggTGAAGGGTGGGGAATTACCTCCCCTCCGCCGAGGGGCAGGGTGAGGACGGCGTCCCCGGTGTCAGCGAGGGGGCTGCCGTTGGCAGAGATGGTGTAAACGCGCTCATTGAGGGCAGGCGTGCGCAAACCCGGTGTCTTGAACACCCTGAAACAACAAGTTATGAATGAGTAATATTTGCTCACAGCACTTCTAGTCAAAGTCCTTCATTTTAGGTTCAAAGAGCCACTAAAGATTGTGTTGCAATCAGATGACATAAAGCAGATTATAACAGAagggaaatatatttattttcagtgttagCAAATTAACAGAGAAATCTAACAAAATACAAACCTGGAATCAAATCTGGGTGTAACCATGGAAGTGCCTCCCCGAGCACAGATATCAACCATTCTGCCAGTAGCTGGAGTGATAAAgctatttttgctttctctgttaaagggaaataaacatctgCTCATAAGATGATCTTTAACATCTTTAACATTAACAAATGTACAGGCACTTGTCAAAGGCTTGAAGAAGGTGATCACCACTAAACCCAGGGGTTATTACTAACCAGTAACCTCCAAAACTGGGGACAGCTGGTCCTCACAGGAAAGGCAGTTGTCCATCTTTCATTCACATCAATTTTTCCCTATAGTGTGGCACAACTCTCCCCCCCGCTCTACTGAACCAAAGTCCATCCCAGGAAAGAGAGATATTTACACTCTTACTCTCCATTTTTAGAGATGGGACAGAGACATCCCCATTACCTCTTGCTCATGCGCTTCACTCTTGCTGAGGGGGGTCTTCTGGCCAtgggtggttttttggtggaTGCCTTCACCTGAAGGATATATCACTCACTAGATCAGTTACTTCCCTCTCGTGGGACAAACAGATGATTCCACACAAAATGTTTGACTCAGTCCCTTTTCATGGCACAAGAGCCCATAACAAACACCATTCAAGCCTTTCGGACCTTCTCCCATTGCTAGAATTATCTGAGAAGCAACAGCTGTTTGAAGTCCCCCTCAGAGCATCCTAGTCATCAGCTTAGTCAGGAATTTGTGTCCTGAAAATAAAGTCATACCAGAGAACAGCTATTCACCTTGGCAGTTCTTGGATTCACATTCTCAGCCTCTGTCTCTGAAGGACACTGGCTGTCAACTCTGGATTTCTTTGGCAGAGGGAGCGATGGAGGCTCTGCTTCCTCAGTGGCTTCAACACTCCTTTTGAATTTCTCCACTAGAAGGAGAAAGTGTTATCTAAGTAAATAGTaactttaaattattatttagcAGGGgaggcaaacagcaaacaactACAAGTGGTTTTGGCAACAATTTGCTTCAGAAATCCAAATTCCAATCCAATCCAAATGGTTGACAGAGCActacttcaaattatttttgatgttttaataaaaattagagGTACTGCAGGTACTAGGGATAAAAGTAGGATTATT encodes:
- the CDCA8 gene encoding borealin, coding for MAPARKKGGSSSRSRKLAAFLKDFDREVNRRLERLRADGECLVKEIENLYDMAILRLPVELRQMNWLEYYAKEGSGKTLEEVAMADLEIAEIDKLTAGVINAPFEIVKKVEKFKRSVEATEEAEPPSLPLPKKSRVDSQCPSETEAENVNPRTAKVKASTKKPPMARRPPSARVKRMSKRESKNSFITPATGRMVDICARGGTSMVTPRFDSRVFKTPGLRTPALNERVYTISANGSPLADTGDAVLTLPLGGGESIRLTAKDLTKKNFLQLNPKARGLMKKLSVCLAQACNEAKKPLEGSQ